In Topomyia yanbarensis strain Yona2022 chromosome 2, ASM3024719v1, whole genome shotgun sequence, one DNA window encodes the following:
- the LOC131683716 gene encoding serine/threonine-protein phosphatase 4 catalytic subunit: protein MPDHSDLDRQIEQLKRCEIIKENEVKALCAKAREILVEEGNVQRVDSPVTVCGDIHGQFYDLKELFKVGGDVPETNYLFMGDFVDRGYYSVETFLLLLALKVRYPDRITLIRGNHESRQITQVYGFYDECLRKYGSVTVWRYCTEIFDYLSLSAIIDGKIFCVHGGLSPSIQYLDQIRSIDRKQEVPHDGPMCDLLWSDPEDTHGWGVSPRGAGYLFGSDVVSQFNAANDIDMICRAHQLVMEGYKWHFNETVLTVWSAPNYCYRCGNVAAILELNENLQRDFTIFEAAPQESRGIPSKKPQADYFL, encoded by the exons ATGCCCGACCACAGCGACTTGGACCGACAGATCGAACAGTTAAAGCGATGTGAAATTATCAAGGAGAACGAAGTGAAGGCTCTGTGTGCTAAGGCACGGGAAATTCTGGTCGAAGAAGGTAACGTGCAGCGCGTGGATTCTCCGGTTACG GTCTGCGGCGATATTCATGGGCAATTTTACGATTTGAAGGAACTGTTTAAAGTTGGTGGTGATGTACCGGAAACGAATTACTTGTTTATGGGAGATTTTGTAGATCGAGGATATTATAGTGTGGAAACTTTTCTTTTGCTTTTGGCTTTGAAGGTCCGTTACCCGGACCGTATCACTTTGATCCGTGGTAATCATGAGTCACGTCAAATCACCCAGGTGTATGGCTTCTATGATGAATGCCTGCGGAAATATGGCTCGGTGACAGTGTGGCGATACTGTACGGAAATATTTGATTATCTTTCGCTTTCGGCAATTATCGATGGAAAGATATTTTGCGTACATGGTGGTCTCTCGCCATCGATTCAGTATTTGGACCAGATTCGTTCAATTGATCGTAAGCAGGAGGTACCCCACGACGGACCGATGTGCGATCTGCTGTGGAGTGATCCGGAAGATACGCATGGTTGGGGAGTTTCGCCACGAGGTGCTGGTTACTTGTTCGGATCGGATGTTGTCTCACAGTTCAATGCGGCCAACGACATCGATATGATCTGTCGAGCTCACCAACTTGTTATGGAAGGGTACAAGTGGCATTTCAATGAAACGGTTTTGACTGTGTGGTCGGCTCCCAATTATTGCTACAG ATGCGGCAATGTTGCGGCTATTTTAGAGCtgaatgaaaatttgcagcgTGATTTCACTATCTTCGAAGCAGCTCCGCAGGAGAGTCGTGGTATTCCGTCGAAAAAACCACAGGCCGATTATTTCTTATAA